A genome region from Populus alba chromosome 3, ASM523922v2, whole genome shotgun sequence includes the following:
- the LOC118045298 gene encoding cuscuta receptor 1-like, with the protein MGALMLLALLTFVGEWHGRCYGCLEEESIGLLEIKALDGFYLRDWVDSSNCCEWGGIECDPTTRRVIQLCLNGERDYNLGDWVLNASLFQPFKELQSLDLGDNGLVGCLENEGFEVLSSKLRELDLSFNRFNNNKSILSCFNGFSSLKSLDLSFNELTAGSGFKVLSSRLKKLENLHLKGNQCNDSIFSFLTGFSSLKSLSLSHNQLTGSASLISSEIISSHLWKLESLDLSRNQLTGSITSWCELKNLKQLGLARNNFGGSLPDCLGNLSSLQLLDVSENQFTGNIASGPLTNLTSLEFLSLSNNLFEVPTSMKPFMNHSSLKFFSSENNRLVTELVAFDHLIPKFQLVFFSLSKTTEALNVEIPNFLYYQYHLRFLDLSHNNITGMFPSWLLKNNTRLEQLFLSGNSIVGTLQLQDHPYPKMTELDISNNNMSGEIPKNICLIFPNLDSLRMAKNGFMGCIPSCLGNISSLEVLDLSNNQLSTVKLELLTTIWFLKLSNNNLGGQIPTSMFNSSTSEYLYLGDNNFWGQISDSPLNGWKMWIALDLSNNQFSGMLPRWFVNSTNLREIDLSKNHFKGPIPRNVFCKLDQLVYLDLSENNLSGYIPSCFSPPQITHLHLSKNILSGPLKCEFYNSSSLVTMDLRDNSFTGSIPNWVGNLSSLSVLLLRANHLDGELPVQLCLLEQLSILDVSQNQLSGALPSCLGNLTFKESSQKALVNLGFLVRPWSIEKAYYEIMGPPVVDSMYTLAKRYSPNFTEEAIEFTTKNRYYGYKGKVLSYMSGIDLSNNNFVGAIPPEFGNLSEILSLNLSHNNLTGSIPATFSNLKRIESFDLSYNNLNGVIPPQLTEITTLEVFSVVHNNLSGKTPERKYQFGTFDESCYEGNPFLCGPPLRNNCSEEAVLSQPVPNDEQEDDGFIDMEFFYISFNNLAHSLIATGYSVDFHGTAIEELETGNAA; encoded by the exons atGGGGGCTTTGATGTTGCTAGCATTGTTGACTTTCGTTGGCGAATGGCATGGTCGTTGTTATGGGTGTTTGGAGGAAGAGAGTATTGGTCTCTTGGAGATCAAAGCTTTGGATGGCTTTTACTTGAGAGATTGGGTGGACAGTAGTAATTGTTGTGAGTGGGGTGGGATCGAGTGTGATCCGACTACAAGACGAGTGATCCAACTCTGTCTTAATGGAGAAAGAGATTACAACTTGGGCGATTGGGTTCTCAACGCATCTTTGTTTCAGCCTTTTAAAGAATTGCAAAGTCTTGATTTGGGAGATAATGGATTGGTTGGTTGCTTGGAGAATGAAG GCTTCGAAGTCCTATCATCAAAACTGAGGGAACTTGACCTAAGTTTTAAccgatttaataataataaaagcatttTGTCATGTTTCAATGGGTTTTCCAGTCTCAAGTCCTTAGATCTATCATTTAATGAGTTGACAGCTGGATCAG GTTTCAAAGTCTTGTCATCAAGGTTGAAAAAGCTGGAGAACCTTCATCTAAAGGGGAATCAATGCAACGATAgcattttttcatttctaacTGGATTTTCATCTCTCAAGTCTTTAAGTCTTTCACACAATCAGTTGACAGGATCTGCTAGTCTCATTA GTTCTGAGATCATATCATCACATTTGTGGAAACTCGAGTCATTAGATTTATCACGCAATCAGCTGACAGGATCTATCACTA GTTGGTGTGAATTGAAGAATCTGAAGCAGTTAGGTCTCGCTAGAAATAATTTTGGAGGTTCACTCCCAGATTGTTTGGGGAACTTGTCATCTCTACAACTATTAGATGTTTCTGAAAATCAATTTACTGGAAATATTGCCTCTGGTCCTCTTACCAACCTCACATCCCTTGAATTCCTCTCACTGTCAAATAACCTCTTTGAAGTTCCCACTTCAATGAAGCCTTTTATGAACCACTCAAGCCTCAAGTTCTTCTCCAGTGAGAACAACAGACTAGTAACAGAACTTGTTGCCTTTGATCATTTGATTCCAAAGTtccaactagttttttttagcttgtCAAAAACAACGGAAGCACTCAATGTAGAAATTCCCAACTTCCTCTATTACCAATACCACTTAAGATTCCTTGATCTCTCCCACAACAACATCACTGGAATGTTTCCATCATGGTTACTTAAGAACAATACACGATTGGAGCAACTATTTCTGAGCGGGAACTCCATTGTTGGTACTTTGCAGTTGCAAGATCACCCATATCCGAAAATGACCGAATTGGATATATCCAACAACAACATGAGCGGTGAAATTCCAAAGAATATTTGTTTGATCTTTCCAAATCTGGATAGCTTAAGGATGGCTAAGAATGGATTCATGGGTTGTATTCCTTCTTGTTTAGGAAATATTAGCTCTTTGGAAGTTTTAGATTTATCCAACAATCAATTGTCCACGGTAAAACTAGAACTACTAACAACAATATGGTTTCTCAAGCTATCAAACAACAATTTGGGTGGGCAAATACCAACCTCGATGTTCAATTCTTCTACTTCAGAATATCTCTATTTAGGTGATAACAACTTTTGGGGTCAGATATCAGATTCTCCATTAAATGGGTGGAAAATGTGGATTGCATTGGATTTGAGTAACAATCAATTTTCAGGCATGCTTCCAAGGTGGTTCGTCAATTCTACGAACCTTAGAGAAATTGATTTGTCCAAAAACCATTTTAAGGGTCCTATCCCAAGAAACGTTTTTTGTAAGCTTGACCAACTTGTATATTTGGACCTTTCTGAGAACAACTTGTCTGGATATATACCTTCTTGTTTCAGTCCACCACAAATAACCCATTTGCATCTatccaaaaatatattgagCGGTCCATTAAAATGTGAATTTTATAATAGCTCTTCCCTGGTTACGATGGATCTTAGAGATAACAGCTTCACTGGCTCAATCCCAAATTGGGTTGGCAATCTTTCATCACTGAGTGTTCTTCTTCTAAGAGCTAATCACTTAGATGGTGAGCTTCCTGTTCAGTTATGCTTATTAGAACAATTAAGCATTTTGGATGTTTCACAAAACCAGCTCTCTGGTGCACTACCCTCCTGTTTGGGCAATCTTACTTTCAAGGAAAGTTCCCAGAAAGCATTAGTGAATCTCGGATTTCTTGTACGACCATGGTCCATAGAAAAAGCTTATTATGAAATAATGGGTCCACCAGTAGTGGATAGTATGTACACCTTGGCAAAGCGTTATTCACCTAACTTTACAGAAGAAGCGATAGAATTTACAACTAAAAATAGGTATTATGGTTACAAGGGGAAAGTTCTCAGCTACATGTCTGGTATTGATCTCTCCAATAACAACTTTGTAGGAGCAATCCCACCAGAATTTGGAAACTTAAGTGAGATACTGTCATTAAACTTATCACACAACAATCTCACTGGATCTATCCCTGCAACATTCTCAAACCTGAAGCGGATTGAGAGTTTTGATCTTTCTTACAACAACTTGAATGGTGTCATCCCTCCACAACTTACTGAAATTACCACACTGGAAGTTTTTAGTGTGGTGCACAATAACTTGTCAGGTAAGACACCCGAGAGAAAATATCAGTTTGGGACCTTCGATGAAAGCTGTTACGAAGGAAATCCTTTCTTGTGTGGACCACCATTGCGAAACAATTGTAGTGAAGAAGCAGTGTTGTCCCAGCCAGTGCCTAATGATGAACAAGAAGATGATGGTTTCATAGACATGGAGTTTTTCTACATCAGTTTCAAT AACCTTGCACATTCATTGATTGCAACTGGGTATTCAGTTGATTTTCATGGGACTGCAATTGAGGAACTGGAGACTGGGAATGCTGCATAG